The following are encoded together in the Daucus carota subsp. sativus chromosome 5, DH1 v3.0, whole genome shotgun sequence genome:
- the LOC108220689 gene encoding NAC domain-containing protein 100, producing MENFYAKEDDQVLLPPGFRFHPTDEELISHYLSKKVVDSNFSATAIAQVDMNKIEPWDLPRIAKMGEKEWYFFCVRDKKYPTGLRTNRATAAGYWKATGKDKEIYRGKSLVGMKKTLVFYGGRAPKGEKSNWVIHEYRLEGKYSLQNLPKTARNEWVICRVFKKSAGGKKVHISGLMRMNSVEKNEMNPISLPPLVDNSATDSLHVPCFSNTFDIHKSNMMTYLNNPLYPLNNSNPSDLFPRLCPPNPSQSLEIQENLQCPGTLPGQDQGMLRGLFEDYGTSVRQNLKTENEMISLSHETGLSRDMKNEISSVVSNLDVGRRPFDAPSTSVGPLDLDSLWNY from the exons ATGGAGAATTTTTATGCAAAAGAAGATGATCAAGTGTTGTTGCCTCCTGGTTTTCGATTTCATCCGACAGACGAAGAACTGATCAGCCATTACTTGTCCAAGAAAGTTGTTGACAGCAACTTCTCTGCTACAGCTATTGCTCAGGTTGATATGAACAAGATTGAACCTTGGGATTTACCTA GAATAGCAAAAATGGGAGAAAAAGAGTGGTATTTTTTCTGTGTAAGGGATAAGAAGTACCCGACTGGCTTGCGAACAAACAGAGCTACTGCAGCCGGATATTGGAAAGCAACCGGAAAAGATAAGGAGATTTACAGAGGAAAATCACTGGTTGGAATGAAGAAAACCTTGGTTTTCTATGGAGGGAGAGctccaaaaggagagaaaaGTAATTGGGTTATTCATGAATACAGGCTGGAGGGTAAATATTCTCTCCAAAACCTTCCCAAAACTGCTAGg AATGAGTGGGTTATTTGCAGGGTATTCAAGAAAAGTGCTGGAGGAAAAAAAGTTCATATTTCAGGGTTGATGAGGATGAATTCAGTcgaaaaaaatgaaatgaatCCTATTTCTCTGCCACCATTAGTCGACAACAGTGCAACGGATTCCCTTCACGTTCCCTGCTTCTCCAACACCTTTGATATCCATAAATCCAATATGATGACCTACTTAAACAACCCTCTCTACCCTCTAAACAATTCCAATCCATCGGATTTATTCCCGAGATTATGCCCTCCTAATCCTTCTCAGTCActtgaaattcaagaaaatttacaGTGTCCGGGTACACTCCCGGGGCAAGACCAGGGAATGTTAAGAGGTTTATTCGAGGATTATGGCACCAGTGTAAGACAAAACCTGAAGACTGAAAATGAAATGATAAGCCTATCTCACGAAACAGGGCTGAGTAGAGAcatgaaaaatgaaatttcttcagttgtctctaatcttgATGTGGGAAGGAGGCCATTTGATGCACCATCAACTTCAGTTGGACCACTAGACTTGGATAGTCTTTGGAATTATTGA
- the LOC108224090 gene encoding galactoside 2-alpha-L-fucosyltransferase — protein sequence MMKRHNRSSNGVVDASDPPGSNDLESRVVEDGGFRHGLNPLRFVGVFVICLMGFSVFFSFSLILKDSSTHALWAVAEATRTLDDFNPQQNTVTSLESDSSHLFEVWNDEVLGGLLPGGFDAKSCLSRHHSGSYRKESQYKPSSYLLSRLRSYESHLKRCGPYTMSYNITVDKLKAGQQPNPSESDCKYVVWISYSGLGNRILTLASAFLYALLTNRVLLVDRGTDMADLFCEPFPEMSWFLPLDFPISNQFNKFDQRSPHSYGNILKNATLEKSDTPFLYLHLAHDYGDHDKLFFCEQDQAAFQNINWLIIKTDNYFIPSLFLIPSFEQELSSLFPEKETVFHFLGRYLFYPTNSIWGLITRFYEAYLAKADERIGIQIRVFDTGVGPFQHVLDQILACAMKENLLPEVDENNQIIVPSTNQKTKAVLMTSLSSGYLDKVRDIYWEHPTVTGEIIGVYQPSHEEYQQTEKKMQNKKAWAEMYLLSLTDKLVTSSWSTFGYVAQGLGGLKPWILYKPENATAPDPPCRRAMSMEPCFHAPPFYDCKKKTGIDTGAVVPHVRHCEDMSWGLKLVDHVSDL from the exons ATGATGAAGAGGCACAACAGAAGCTCTAATGGCGTTGTGGATGCTTCAGATCCTCCTGGAAGCAATGACCTTGAGTCTCGTGTTGTTGAAGATGGAGGGTTTAGACATGGGCTTAATCCACTCAGATTCGTGGGTGTTTTTGTTATTTGCTTGATGGGCTTTTctgtttttttctctttttctttgatCTTGAAGGACTCTAGTACTCATGCTCTCTGGGCTGTTGCTGAAGCTACAAGAACCCTTGATGACTTCAATCCTCAGCAGAACACTG TTACCAGCCTGGAAAGTGATTCCTCCCACTTGTTTGAGGTGTGGAATGATGAAGTGCTTGGGGGCCTTCTTCCTGGTGGGTTCGATGCAAAATCTTGTCTCAGTAGGCACCATTCCGGATCTTATCGTAAAGAATCACAATACAAGCCTTCTTCTTACCTTCTATCCAGGTTACGAAGCTATGAATCCCATCTCAAACGATGTGGACCCTATACGATGTCATACAACATAACAGTGGACAAACTCAAGGCTGGACAACAGCCAAATCCCTCCGAGTCTGACTGTAAGTATGTGGTTTGGATATCTTATAGTGGTTTAGGGAACAGGATTTTAACCTTAGCTTCAGCATTTCTTTATGCTCTTTTGACAAACCGAGTTCTTCTTGTTGACCGTGGAACTGATATGGCTGATCTCTTCTGTGAGCCTTTTCCTGAAATGTCATGGTTTCTTCCATTAGATTTTCCAATCAGTAATCAGTTCAACAAGTTTGACCAACGTTCTCCTCATAGTTACGGAAATATATTGAAGAATGCCACATTAGAGAAATCAGATACCCCTTTTCTTTATCTCCATCTAGCCCATGATTACGGTGACCATGATAAGCTATTCTTTTGTGAGCAAGATCAAGCTGCTTTTCAGAATATAAACTGGCTAATTATAAAAACAGATAATTACTTTATTCCCTCTCTCTTCTTGATACCCTCATTTGAGCAAGAACTAAGTAGTCTCTTTCCAGAGAAAGAAACTGTTTTCCACTTCTTAGGCCGGTATCTCTTCTACCCCACGAATTCCATCTGGGGCCTTATCACTAGGTTCTATGAAGCATATTTGGCAAAAGCAGATGAAAGAATTGGTATCCAAATTAGAGTCTTTGATACCGGAGTTGGGCCTTTTCAACATGTACTAGATCAAATATTAGCTTGTGCAATGAAGGAAAATCTGCTACCAGAAGTTGATGAAAACAATCAGATCATAGTCCCGTCTACCAATCAGAAGACAAAAGCTGTACTCATGACATCGTTAAGCTCTGGTTACTTAGATAAAGTAAGAGACATTTATTGGGAGCATCCAACTGTAACGGGTGAAATAATTGGAGTTTATCAGCCTAGTCACGAAGAGTATCAACAAACTGAGAAGAAGATGCAGAACAAGAAGGCATGGGCAGAAATGTATCTGCTGAGTTTGACTGATAAGCTGGTTACAAGTTCGTGGTCAACTTTTGGATATGTAGCTCAAGGACTAGGAGGGTTGAAACCATGGATTCTCTATAAGCCAGAAAATGCAACTGCCCCTGATCCACCTTGTCGAAGAGCCATGTCTATGGAACCTTGTTTTCATGCCCCTCCATTCTACGACTGTAAGAAGAAAACCGGAATTGACACAGGTGCTGTCGTTCCTCATGTGAGGCATTGTGAGGACATGAGCTGGGGACTCAAGCTAGTTGATCATGTCAGTGACTTGTAG